A genomic region of Anaerobaca lacustris contains the following coding sequences:
- a CDS encoding alpha-amylase family glycosyl hydrolase, whose protein sequence is MERKTRVKGAVAYEGGVRFGVWAPHAGQVYVVGTFNGWDKTGHRLTRQRGGWWSGDVAGAKVSDEYRFRIVSDAGERLKIDPYARNVTSSVGNAIVMAAVGGMRPFTPPPLNEMVIYELHIGTFGKHGQSGPGNLEGALERLDHLKELGVNAIEVMPLSEFPGGYSWGYNPSHIFAVESDYGTPASFRDFVARAHESGIAVIVDVVYNHLGPDDLCLWKFDGWSENDKGGIYFYNDERAETPWGHTRPDFGRGEVREYLRDNALMWIRDYGVDGLRFDATNYIRNVYGQRGPEGDLPDGWSLMQWINQEIHKAWPDALTIAEDMQDDAALVAAHQDGGAGFNTQWDGRFVHEVRQALLAVDDPTRNLHAVRDAIVRRLGHDAFARVIYTESHDEVANGKARIPEELAPDDAATWIAKKRSTLGAALVFTAPGIPMIFQGQEFLEDDWFRDDDPIDWSKKERFAGIFRLYKDLIGLRLNRTGHTRGLCGQNADVLHVNPDQKVLAYHRWDQGGPGDSVVVAANFSAEPRRDYRIGLPAVGHWPVRFNSDSKVYDAEFGDLGGPAVTAEPQGYDGQPASGTVALAPYSVILLSQ, encoded by the coding sequence ATGGAGCGGAAGACCCGTGTGAAAGGCGCCGTTGCTTACGAAGGCGGTGTGCGGTTTGGCGTGTGGGCCCCGCATGCCGGCCAGGTGTATGTCGTCGGCACGTTCAACGGTTGGGACAAAACCGGCCATCGGCTCACCAGGCAGCGCGGCGGATGGTGGTCGGGCGATGTCGCGGGCGCGAAGGTGAGCGATGAGTACCGCTTCCGGATTGTCTCAGATGCGGGCGAGAGGCTCAAGATCGATCCCTACGCGCGCAATGTGACGAGTTCGGTCGGCAATGCGATCGTCATGGCGGCGGTCGGAGGAATGCGTCCGTTCACGCCGCCGCCGTTGAATGAAATGGTGATCTACGAGCTGCACATCGGCACCTTCGGAAAGCACGGGCAATCCGGTCCGGGCAACCTGGAGGGCGCTCTGGAGCGGCTGGACCACCTGAAGGAGCTCGGCGTCAACGCCATCGAGGTCATGCCGTTGAGCGAGTTTCCCGGCGGCTATTCCTGGGGCTACAACCCGTCGCATATCTTCGCCGTTGAGAGCGACTACGGCACGCCGGCGTCCTTTCGCGACTTCGTCGCCAGGGCCCACGAGTCGGGGATCGCCGTGATCGTCGACGTGGTCTACAACCATCTCGGTCCCGACGATCTGTGCCTATGGAAGTTCGACGGGTGGAGCGAAAACGACAAAGGCGGCATCTACTTCTACAACGACGAGCGGGCCGAGACACCCTGGGGTCACACGCGTCCGGATTTCGGGCGGGGCGAGGTCCGCGAGTACCTTCGCGACAACGCGCTGATGTGGATTCGGGACTATGGCGTCGATGGTCTGCGTTTCGATGCGACGAACTACATCCGTAACGTGTACGGCCAGCGGGGTCCAGAGGGCGATCTTCCCGACGGCTGGTCGCTGATGCAGTGGATCAATCAGGAGATCCACAAGGCCTGGCCTGACGCCCTGACCATTGCCGAAGACATGCAGGATGATGCCGCACTCGTCGCGGCCCACCAGGACGGCGGTGCGGGATTCAACACGCAATGGGATGGGCGATTCGTGCACGAGGTTCGTCAGGCTCTCCTCGCCGTCGACGACCCGACGCGGAATCTCCACGCGGTGCGTGACGCAATCGTTCGCCGTCTCGGCCACGATGCATTCGCACGCGTGATCTACACCGAATCGCATGATGAGGTGGCCAACGGCAAGGCCCGCATTCCGGAAGAGCTGGCGCCCGACGATGCGGCAACGTGGATTGCCAAGAAGCGGTCGACGCTGGGCGCGGCCCTGGTGTTCACGGCGCCGGGCATTCCGATGATCTTCCAGGGTCAGGAGTTCCTCGAAGACGACTGGTTTCGCGACGACGATCCGATCGACTGGTCGAAGAAGGAGCGGTTTGCCGGCATCTTTCGCTTATACAAGGACCTGATTGGCCTGCGTCTGAACCGGACCGGACACACCCGGGGGCTGTGCGGCCAGAACGCCGATGTCCTCCATGTCAATCCCGATCAGAAGGTCCTTGCCTATCACCGATGGGACCAAGGCGGGCCGGGCGACAGCGTGGTGGTTGCGGCGAACTTCTCTGCCGAGCCCCGGCGCGATTATCGGATCGGTCTGCCCGCTGTGGGCCACTGGCCGGTGCGGTTCAACAGCGACAGCAAGGTGTACGATGCGGAATTCGGCGACCTGGGCGGCCCGGCCGTGACGGCCGAGCCACAGGGATATGACGGCCAACCGGCGTCAGGGACCGTCGCCCTGGCGCCGTACAGCGTGATCCTTCTTTCCCAATGA
- the dcd gene encoding dCTP deaminase, producing MSIRPDVWIKKMAIEQRMIEPFVDRQVRQRDGRSVVSYGLSSFGYDIRVSRHFRIFTNVYGSVVDPKAFDPRGLVEVESDVCLIPPNSFALALSVETFRIPKNVLTLCVGKSTYARCGIIVNVTPFEPGWEGRAVLEISNTTPLPAKVYADEGLAQVLFFESETPCEVSYADRCGKYQHQDGIALPHV from the coding sequence ATGAGCATACGCCCGGACGTGTGGATCAAGAAGATGGCGATCGAGCAGCGGATGATCGAGCCGTTCGTCGACAGGCAGGTGCGCCAGCGAGACGGCCGTTCCGTCGTCTCCTACGGCCTGTCCTCCTTCGGCTACGACATTCGCGTGTCGAGGCACTTTCGCATCTTCACCAACGTCTACGGATCGGTCGTCGATCCCAAGGCGTTCGACCCCAGGGGACTGGTCGAAGTCGAGAGCGATGTCTGCCTGATCCCGCCCAACAGCTTCGCGCTGGCCCTGAGCGTCGAGACGTTCCGCATCCCCAAGAACGTGCTGACCCTTTGCGTGGGCAAGTCCACCTACGCCCGCTGCGGGATCATCGTCAACGTCACGCCCTTCGAGCCGGGCTGGGAAGGCCGGGCCGTACTGGAGATCTCCAACACCACGCCCCTGCCGGCCAAGGTCTACGCCGACGAGGGGCTCGCCCAGGTCCTGTTCTTCGAGTCCGAGACGCCCTGCGAGGTCTCTTACGCCGACCGCTGCGGCAAGTACCAGCACCAGGACGGCATCGCCCTGCCCCACGTGTAG
- the metE gene encoding 5-methyltetrahydropteroyltriglutamate--homocysteine S-methyltransferase, whose translation MAISANLGFPRIGAHRELKKAVEDYWAGRTDLQALLTTGKRLRLDHWRLQKDAGLEHIPSNDFSLYDQVLDTTCMLGAVPSRFGFEGPLVDVDTYFAMARGAEKAHAMEMTKWFDTNYHYIVPEFEAGMELRRASAKIVDEFLEAKDEGIVTRPVLLGPVSYLLLGKAKSPDINPLNLLDRVLSVYVEVIGRLESAGAEWIQVDEPVLVLDLDERAPAAFKTAYERIAQARRTLKLCLTTYFGGLADDLDWTMALPFDAIGLDLVRGPDQLERAVALLGEGRMLSLGVVDGRNIWRTDLRGAFDLVRQAVAKLGPDRIMIAPSCSLLHCPVDLANEQALSPELRERMAFAAQKLEEISILTRGVHEGADAIEAQLQASRDIFARRDSSVQVRNPAVRKRLAELSDEMFERRNPFAKRKQTQQARFCLPALPTTTIGSFPQTREIRRARADFKAGALGEADYRRAMQREIEAVIRFQEDIGLDVLVHGEPERNDMVEYFGQLLEGVAFTQNGWVQSYGSRCVKPPIIYGDVRRPRPMTVEWSTYAQSLTDKPVKGMLTGPITILQWSFVREDQPRKDTAYQLALCIRDEVSDLEAAGIGIIQIDEPAIREGLPLRKSQRPEYLRWAVAAFRLATCGVQDRTQIHTHMCYSDFNEIIEAIAGLDADVISIEASRSDVELLDAFVDYKYPNDIGPGVYDIHSPRVPSTEEMVDLIRRMAETLRVGQLWVNPDCGLKTRQWPEVEASLKNMVLAARKMREELA comes from the coding sequence ATGGCGATCAGTGCTAACCTTGGATTTCCCCGCATCGGCGCCCATCGAGAGCTTAAGAAAGCCGTGGAGGACTACTGGGCCGGGCGGACCGACCTCCAGGCCCTTTTAACAACGGGCAAGCGTCTTCGGCTCGACCACTGGCGGCTCCAGAAGGATGCCGGCCTCGAGCATATCCCATCGAACGACTTCTCGCTCTACGACCAGGTGCTCGACACCACGTGCATGCTCGGCGCGGTCCCATCGCGATTCGGCTTCGAGGGCCCGCTCGTCGATGTGGACACGTATTTCGCCATGGCCCGAGGTGCCGAGAAGGCCCACGCAATGGAGATGACCAAGTGGTTCGATACGAACTACCACTACATTGTGCCGGAGTTCGAGGCCGGCATGGAATTGCGGCGGGCGTCCGCGAAGATCGTCGATGAGTTCCTCGAAGCGAAGGATGAGGGCATCGTCACGCGGCCGGTGCTGCTCGGCCCGGTCTCCTATCTGCTCCTGGGCAAGGCCAAGAGTCCCGACATCAACCCCCTCAATCTGCTCGATCGCGTGCTCTCGGTCTACGTCGAGGTCATCGGTCGGCTCGAATCGGCGGGCGCCGAGTGGATTCAGGTCGATGAGCCCGTGCTGGTCCTCGATCTCGATGAGCGAGCCCCCGCCGCCTTCAAGACCGCCTACGAACGCATCGCCCAGGCCAGGAGAACCCTGAAGCTGTGCCTGACCACCTACTTCGGCGGCCTTGCCGACGATCTCGACTGGACCATGGCGCTGCCGTTCGATGCAATCGGCCTCGACCTGGTTCGGGGCCCCGACCAACTGGAACGGGCCGTCGCCCTGCTGGGCGAAGGCCGCATGCTGAGCCTGGGCGTCGTCGATGGGCGGAACATCTGGCGGACCGACCTGAGAGGCGCCTTCGATCTGGTCCGGCAGGCCGTCGCGAAGCTCGGCCCCGACCGGATCATGATCGCGCCGTCGTGCTCGCTGCTTCACTGTCCCGTCGATCTGGCGAATGAACAGGCGCTATCGCCCGAGCTGCGCGAGCGGATGGCCTTCGCCGCACAGAAGCTGGAGGAAATCAGCATACTGACCCGAGGCGTCCACGAAGGCGCCGACGCCATCGAAGCACAATTGCAGGCCAGTCGCGACATCTTCGCTCGCCGGGATAGCTCCGTCCAGGTTCGCAACCCGGCCGTTCGCAAGCGCCTCGCCGAGCTCTCCGACGAAATGTTCGAACGACGCAACCCCTTCGCCAAGCGCAAACAGACGCAGCAGGCCCGCTTCTGCCTGCCCGCGCTGCCCACAACGACGATCGGGTCGTTCCCGCAGACCCGCGAGATTCGCAGAGCCCGGGCCGACTTCAAAGCCGGAGCGCTGGGCGAAGCAGACTATCGGCGGGCCATGCAACGCGAGATCGAGGCGGTGATTCGTTTCCAGGAAGACATCGGGCTGGACGTCCTGGTCCACGGCGAGCCCGAGCGAAACGACATGGTCGAGTACTTCGGCCAGTTGCTCGAAGGTGTCGCCTTCACGCAGAACGGCTGGGTGCAGAGTTATGGCTCGCGCTGCGTCAAGCCACCGATCATCTACGGCGATGTCCGCCGGCCCAGACCGATGACCGTCGAGTGGAGCACCTATGCCCAGTCGCTGACGGACAAACCCGTCAAGGGGATGCTGACCGGCCCGATCACCATCCTGCAGTGGTCTTTCGTTCGTGAGGACCAGCCCCGCAAGGACACCGCGTACCAACTCGCCCTGTGCATTCGCGATGAGGTGAGCGATCTGGAGGCGGCCGGCATCGGCATTATCCAGATCGACGAGCCCGCCATCCGCGAAGGACTGCCGCTGCGAAAGTCTCAGCGGCCGGAATACCTGCGATGGGCGGTTGCGGCCTTTCGCCTGGCCACCTGCGGCGTCCAGGACCGCACCCAGATCCACACGCACATGTGCTACAGCGATTTCAACGAGATCATCGAGGCCATCGCCGGTCTCGACGCCGACGTGATCTCGATCGAGGCGTCCCGCTCCGATGTCGAACTGCTCGATGCCTTCGTGGACTACAAATATCCCAACGACATCGGGCCGGGCGTGTATGATATCCACAGTCCGAGAGTGCCATCGACCGAAGAGATGGTGGACTTGATCCGCCGGATGGCCGAGACGCTCCGCGTCGGCCAGTTGTGGGTCAATCCCGACTGCGGCCTCAAGACGCGGCAGTGGCCCGAGGTCGAGGCATCTCTGAAGAACATGGTCCTCGCCGCCCGAAAGATGCGAGAGGAATTGGCGTGA
- a CDS encoding anaerobic ribonucleoside-triphosphate reductase activating protein produces the protein MRIGGFQALTLSDYPGHMASIVFTQGCNFRCPFCHNGSLLACDRPLAERIDEGRVLDCLRARAAFLDGVVLSGGEPTIQEDLVAFIERVRTMGLKVKLDTNGSRPQVLRDLLGGRQLDCVAMDIKAPFGKYDRLTGAEAPIEAIRESIALLVEGQTPCGFRTTFVPSLLSERDIDEIRSYLPAHTRYTVQAFVADNALDTSLRSATELPRDRTDDIPHHLDWFSGE, from the coding sequence ATGAGAATCGGTGGCTTTCAGGCATTGACATTGAGTGACTATCCGGGCCATATGGCGTCGATCGTGTTCACGCAGGGCTGCAACTTCCGCTGTCCGTTCTGCCACAACGGATCGCTGCTGGCCTGCGACCGCCCGCTCGCCGAGCGGATCGACGAAGGCCGCGTGCTCGATTGCCTGCGGGCCCGGGCCGCCTTCCTCGACGGCGTCGTGCTCAGCGGCGGCGAGCCGACGATACAAGAGGACCTTGTGGCGTTCATCGAACGGGTCAGAACGATGGGACTGAAGGTCAAGCTCGATACGAACGGCAGTCGCCCGCAGGTTCTGCGGGACCTGCTGGGAGGCCGACAACTCGACTGCGTGGCGATGGACATCAAGGCCCCATTCGGCAAGTACGACCGACTGACCGGCGCCGAGGCCCCCATCGAGGCCATCCGCGAGAGCATCGCCCTGCTCGTCGAAGGCCAGACGCCGTGTGGGTTTCGCACGACGTTCGTTCCCTCGCTGCTTTCGGAACGCGACATCGACGAGATTCGATCCTACCTGCCGGCCCACACGCGATACACCGTGCAGGCGTTCGTTGCCGACAACGCACTCGACACGTCGCTTCGCTCGGCAACAGAACTCCCGCGTGACAGGACAGACGACATCCCTCATCATCTTGACTGGTTTTCAGGAGAGTAA
- a CDS encoding ribonucleoside triphosphate reductase, with protein MSHLIEAHNTTSKTLTPLSCRFAAVRKRDGRQAPFDASKIHEAIRKAADATGEFGPETAGQLTVRVLSLAQMTLTTSEPGVEQLQDLVEDVLLTSPFKKTAKAYILYRDQHARIRELVQKADVDLIDNYLNQLDWQVQENSNMSYSLQGLNNYISSEISKTYWLNKIYPQNIREAHASGDFHMHDLGMLSVYCVGWDLHDLLRCGFQGVAGKTESSPARHFRTALGQIVNFFYTLQGEAAGAQAFSNVDTLLAPFIRYDGLDEREVRQALQEFIFNVNIPTRVGFQTPFTNITLDLKPPATLAEKPVVIGGQLMDRTYREFEPEMRMFNRAFLDVMAQGDAKNRVFTFPISTYNITSDFDWDAPELENLWQVTAKYGIPNFANFINSDMSVADARSMCCRLRLDLRHLEKRGGGLFGANPLTGSIGVVTINMPRLGYISADEGEFVEQLDRLMDLARSSLEIKRKLLERLTDRNLYPYTRFYLRSVKEHYDQYWHNHFSTIGLVGMNEAARSLLGRDIGTAEGRSFAARILDHMRARLLTFQEQTGNLYNLEATPAEGTSYRLARRDRQKYPDIASANTSPQASRTEPFYSNSTQLPVNYTDDIWEVLELQDDLQARYTGGTGLHINLGEAVADPGAVKQFVRKVCTNYRLPYFTISPVFSICAEHGYLRGRIQQCPHCGRKTEVYARVVGYLRPVDQWNEGKQAEFEQRRYFRIKATS; from the coding sequence ATGTCCCACCTCATCGAAGCGCACAACACCACATCAAAAACGCTCACCCCCCTGTCCTGCCGGTTCGCCGCCGTGCGGAAACGAGACGGCAGACAGGCCCCGTTCGACGCATCGAAGATCCACGAGGCCATTCGAAAGGCGGCAGACGCGACGGGCGAGTTCGGGCCGGAGACGGCCGGCCAACTGACCGTACGCGTCCTGAGCCTGGCCCAGATGACCCTGACGACGAGCGAGCCGGGCGTCGAGCAATTGCAGGACCTGGTCGAGGACGTCCTGCTCACCAGCCCCTTCAAGAAGACCGCCAAAGCCTATATCCTCTACCGCGACCAGCACGCGCGAATCCGCGAACTGGTGCAGAAGGCCGACGTCGACCTGATCGACAACTACCTCAACCAACTGGACTGGCAGGTCCAGGAAAACAGCAACATGTCCTATTCGCTGCAAGGGCTCAACAACTACATCTCCAGTGAGATCAGCAAGACCTACTGGCTCAACAAGATCTACCCACAGAACATCCGCGAAGCGCACGCATCGGGCGATTTCCACATGCACGACCTGGGCATGCTCAGCGTCTACTGCGTCGGGTGGGACCTCCACGATCTGCTGCGGTGCGGTTTCCAAGGCGTCGCGGGCAAAACCGAGAGCAGTCCCGCCCGGCATTTCCGCACCGCCCTCGGGCAGATCGTCAACTTCTTCTACACGCTCCAGGGCGAGGCCGCCGGCGCTCAGGCGTTCTCCAATGTGGATACGCTGCTGGCCCCGTTCATCCGCTACGACGGTCTCGATGAACGCGAGGTGCGGCAGGCCCTCCAGGAGTTCATCTTCAATGTGAACATCCCCACCCGCGTGGGTTTCCAGACGCCGTTCACCAATATCACGCTCGATCTGAAGCCGCCGGCGACGCTGGCCGAGAAGCCTGTGGTGATCGGCGGCCAATTGATGGACCGCACCTACCGCGAATTCGAGCCCGAGATGCGGATGTTCAACCGGGCCTTTCTCGACGTGATGGCCCAGGGCGACGCCAAGAACCGGGTCTTCACGTTCCCGATCTCCACCTATAACATCACCTCCGATTTTGATTGGGACGCGCCGGAGTTGGAGAATCTATGGCAGGTCACAGCCAAGTACGGCATCCCCAACTTTGCGAACTTCATCAACAGCGACATGTCTGTGGCCGACGCCCGATCGATGTGTTGTCGCCTGCGCCTGGACCTGCGTCACCTGGAGAAGCGCGGCGGCGGGCTCTTCGGGGCCAACCCTCTGACCGGCTCGATCGGGGTGGTCACGATCAACATGCCCCGGCTCGGTTACATCAGCGCCGACGAGGGCGAATTCGTCGAGCAACTCGATCGGCTCATGGACCTGGCCCGCAGCAGCCTGGAGATCAAGCGCAAGCTGCTCGAACGGCTCACCGACAGGAACCTCTACCCCTATACGCGGTTCTATCTCAGGAGCGTCAAGGAACACTATGACCAGTACTGGCACAATCATTTCTCCACGATCGGGCTGGTCGGGATGAACGAGGCCGCCCGAAGCCTGTTGGGCAGGGACATCGGAACCGCCGAAGGCAGGAGCTTTGCCGCCCGAATCCTGGACCACATGCGGGCCCGCCTGCTGACGTTCCAGGAACAGACCGGCAATCTGTACAACCTCGAGGCCACTCCCGCCGAGGGGACCAGCTATCGTCTGGCTCGCCGCGACCGACAGAAGTACCCCGATATCGCCAGCGCCAACACCTCGCCACAGGCCAGCCGGACCGAGCCGTTCTATTCCAACTCGACGCAATTGCCCGTCAACTACACCGACGACATCTGGGAGGTGCTCGAACTCCAGGACGACCTGCAAGCCAGGTACACCGGGGGCACCGGCCTGCACATCAATCTGGGCGAGGCGGTCGCCGATCCCGGGGCGGTCAAGCAGTTCGTCCGCAAGGTCTGCACGAACTACCGGTTGCCCTATTTCACGATCTCCCCCGTGTTCAGCATCTGCGCCGAGCATGGGTATTTGCGCGGCCGGATTCAACAATGTCCGCACTGCGGCAGGAAAACCGAAGTATATGCCCGCGTGGTCGGCTACCTGCGCCCCGTCGATCAGTGGAACGAGGGCAAACAGGCGGAATTCGAGCAGCGACGCTATTTCCGGATCAAGGCGACCTCATGA
- a CDS encoding glycosidase, translating to MSAMSRIEREKKAHNLFTRFEGNPILTADHWPYAANAVFNPAAAQLDGQTLLLVRVEDMRGFSHLTVARSPNGLTDWTVDSEPTMTADPSTHEERWGLEDPRIVWLEEQKQFAVTYVSFSEGGPIVSLAITKNFRTFARLGGLLPPEDKDACLFPRRFDGRFALIHRPIVRGEAHIWISFSPDLKHWGDHQLLIPTRAAYWDCHRVGLACQPIETPQGWLIFYHGVRSTTAGQIYRTGLALLDLQRPWKLLRRSDEWILGPHAQYERVGDVGDVVFPTGATVNKETDELRLYYGAADCTVAVATTRMTDLLDYISASPEVDD from the coding sequence ATGAGCGCGATGTCACGAATCGAACGAGAGAAGAAAGCACACAACCTCTTCACCCGCTTCGAGGGCAATCCGATTCTCACGGCCGATCACTGGCCCTACGCCGCCAACGCGGTGTTCAACCCGGCGGCCGCTCAACTGGACGGCCAGACCCTGCTGTTGGTTCGCGTCGAAGACATGCGGGGCTTCTCTCATCTGACGGTCGCCCGAAGCCCCAATGGACTGACCGACTGGACGGTGGACAGCGAGCCGACGATGACGGCCGACCCAAGCACACACGAGGAACGCTGGGGCCTGGAAGACCCGCGCATCGTCTGGCTGGAAGAGCAGAAGCAGTTCGCCGTCACGTACGTCTCCTTCAGCGAAGGCGGACCGATCGTCTCGCTGGCGATCACCAAGAACTTCCGCACGTTTGCTCGCCTGGGCGGCCTGTTGCCACCGGAGGACAAAGACGCCTGCCTGTTCCCGCGCCGATTCGACGGGCGGTTCGCCCTGATTCACCGCCCGATCGTGCGAGGCGAAGCCCACATCTGGATCAGCTTTTCGCCCGACCTGAAGCACTGGGGCGATCACCAGCTTCTGATCCCGACGCGTGCGGCTTACTGGGACTGCCACCGCGTCGGGCTGGCCTGCCAGCCGATCGAAACCCCCCAGGGCTGGCTGATCTTCTACCACGGCGTGCGGAGCACGACCGCCGGACAGATCTATCGCACCGGCCTGGCCCTACTGGACCTGCAACGGCCCTGGAAACTCCTGCGGCGCAGCGATGAATGGATCCTGGGCCCTCACGCCCAATACGAACGCGTCGGCGACGTCGGCGACGTCGTGTTCCCGACGGGCGCGACCGTGAACAAGGAGACGGATGAGCTGCGCCTGTACTACGGGGCCGCCGACTGCACCGTGGCCGTCGCCACCACGAGAATGACCGACCTGCTCGACTACATCTCCGCCAGCCCCGAAGTCGACGACTGA
- a CDS encoding ABC transporter ATP-binding protein, which translates to MKNIKRLFGYVWPQWPRVVGVVVSTVVIALLLSVSFMAIIPLLTVMIQNEGLHGWADRKTCETAYGMEFDVLAATEVSEDAGPSLQTHLRVHRVREDSLAEKAGIRVDDRIGRLDEDASDVQGIYPGLLEELATAAMTTPALRVRLMRRDGGDWIGADIELSTPQNTAAVEDLNWRTLRQFKWRTRLTGLAAARWAVGFLPRGQSAENRIRAVVAIMVVMLVITIIRCIAKYYQDYVSQKIVQVAVNELRQDVFTRLTCVPISIFATERPSDTISRIMRDTNTMTSAIKIMIGKALREPVNALFMLAGAMFLNWRLSLIFLTAAPLVLVLLASFGRKIKKASRRSLVAGAEMLSKLQEAVAGLRVVKVYNQQRYEQQRFAEINDRLLKQLLAMSKVDAATHPVLEVLGMLAGAGAIVVGMAWVTGGGLEGPEFIALLALLGGAAEAVRKTSGVWNRIQQANAAAERVFDVLDHPPEPEKPDAVTLPSGRGDVDFRDVVFTYPVAEHPALKGVRLTVTSGHNVAIVGPNGSGKTTLANLLPRFYDPDSGRILIGGYDIAEVTLESLRSQIGMVTQEVITFNDTITANIAYGRQGATQEEIVEAARRAFAHEFISQLPLGYNTVIGEYGVGLSGGQLQRIVIARAILKNPAILIFDEATSQVDADSEAKIHKALEEIMQGRTTFIIAHRFSTVIAADVIVVMDGGRIVAQGKHEQLMQTCPIYQGLYETQLIKA; encoded by the coding sequence ATGAAGAATATCAAGCGTCTGTTTGGCTATGTCTGGCCGCAATGGCCTCGCGTCGTAGGGGTCGTGGTCAGCACCGTAGTCATTGCCCTGCTGCTTTCGGTCAGTTTCATGGCAATCATCCCCTTGCTGACGGTCATGATCCAGAATGAGGGACTGCACGGCTGGGCGGACCGCAAGACCTGTGAGACCGCGTATGGGATGGAGTTCGACGTCCTGGCGGCCACCGAGGTCAGCGAGGACGCCGGGCCTTCGCTCCAGACCCACCTGCGGGTCCACCGAGTCCGAGAAGACAGCCTGGCCGAGAAGGCGGGGATCCGCGTCGACGATCGCATCGGCCGACTCGACGAGGACGCCTCCGATGTACAGGGTATATACCCCGGGTTGCTTGAGGAATTGGCCACAGCGGCGATGACGACGCCGGCGCTGCGGGTCAGACTGATGCGACGCGACGGCGGCGACTGGATCGGCGCCGACATCGAGTTGAGCACGCCGCAGAACACCGCCGCCGTCGAGGACCTGAATTGGAGGACGTTGCGACAGTTCAAGTGGCGCACCCGTCTGACCGGCCTGGCTGCGGCCCGGTGGGCGGTCGGCTTCCTGCCCCGCGGACAGTCGGCAGAGAACCGGATTCGCGCCGTGGTCGCCATCATGGTTGTGATGCTCGTCATCACCATCATCCGCTGCATCGCCAAGTACTACCAGGACTACGTCAGTCAGAAGATTGTCCAAGTCGCCGTCAACGAACTGAGGCAGGACGTCTTCACCCGTCTGACGTGTGTGCCGATCAGCATCTTCGCCACGGAACGCCCCAGCGACACCATCAGCCGAATCATGCGCGATACGAATACGATGACCTCGGCGATCAAGATCATGATTGGCAAGGCGTTGCGAGAGCCGGTGAACGCTCTGTTCATGCTGGCGGGCGCCATGTTCCTGAATTGGAGGTTGTCCCTGATATTCCTCACGGCCGCTCCGCTCGTGCTCGTACTGCTTGCGTCGTTCGGACGCAAGATCAAGAAGGCGTCGCGGCGCTCGCTGGTCGCGGGGGCGGAAATGCTCTCGAAGCTCCAGGAGGCCGTGGCCGGCCTGCGCGTCGTGAAGGTCTACAATCAGCAACGCTACGAGCAGCAACGATTCGCCGAGATCAACGATCGCCTGCTCAAACAACTGCTGGCCATGTCAAAGGTGGACGCGGCGACGCACCCGGTCCTCGAGGTGCTCGGCATGCTGGCCGGGGCCGGTGCCATCGTCGTCGGGATGGCTTGGGTCACCGGCGGCGGCCTGGAAGGCCCGGAGTTCATCGCGCTGCTGGCGTTGCTGGGCGGCGCCGCCGAGGCGGTGCGCAAGACCAGCGGCGTCTGGAACAGGATTCAGCAGGCCAACGCAGCGGCCGAACGTGTCTTCGACGTGCTGGATCATCCCCCCGAGCCGGAGAAACCCGACGCCGTAACCCTGCCGTCGGGCCGGGGCGACGTGGATTTCCGCGATGTCGTGTTCACCTATCCTGTCGCCGAGCATCCCGCGCTCAAAGGGGTTCGCCTGACTGTGACGAGCGGCCACAACGTCGCGATCGTCGGTCCGAACGGATCGGGCAAGACCACGCTGGCCAACCTGCTGCCGCGTTTCTACGACCCGGATTCCGGCCGAATCCTCATCGGCGGCTACGATATCGCGGAGGTAACACTCGAGAGCCTTCGCAGCCAGATCGGCATGGTGACCCAGGAGGTGATCACCTTCAACGATACGATCACCGCCAACATCGCCTACGGTCGCCAGGGCGCCACACAGGAGGAGATCGTCGAGGCCGCCCGCCGGGCCTTCGCCCACGAGTTCATCAGTCAGTTGCCCCTCGGATACAACACCGTCATTGGCGAGTATGGGGTCGGGCTCAGCGGCGGACAGCTCCAGCGCATCGTGATCGCCCGGGCGATCCTGAAGAATCCGGCAATCCTCATCTTTGACGAAGCGACCAGCCAGGTCGACGCCGACAGCGAGGCCAAAATCCACAAGGCCCTCGAAGAGATCATGCAGGGGCGCACCACCTTCATCATCGCACACCGCTTCAGTACGGTGATCGCCGCCGACGTCATCGTCGTGATGGACGGCGGGCGGATCGTCGCCCAGGGCAAGCACGAGCAACTCATGCAGACGTGCCCCATCTACCAGGGGTTGTACGAGACCCAGTTGATCAAGGCGTAG